The Chloroflexota bacterium genome contains the following window.
ACTCCAGCAGGTAGGGGTCGCTGACCTTGCCCAGCACGCGGCCTCGAAACTTGCCGTCCGCGAGCAGCCGCAGGCCGTCGAGGATCGTGTACTGGTCGCCCGCGTCCGTGTCGGGGTGCGCGTTGGCCTCGTGCAGGCTCTTGACCATCTGCTCCAGGATGGACTGCATCCGGGGTCCCCACTGGTCCCAGAGGCCGCGGGCGATGCGCACCACCGAGTCCGCCGTGCGATCGCGGTCGGCAAAGATGCGGGTGTCGAGGAGGTTGATGCCAGGCGCGCCCGAAGCGTCGGCCAGATCAATGAGGCGCACCGTATCCACGAGCTCCGCGGGGACCTGCGCCGCCAGGGCGTCCACCAGGTCGGCGTGGGGATCGACCACGACGATGGCGTCGCCGTCGCGCCCGGCGGCCTTCTCGCCCAGCTTGTGGGCGACGAGGTGGTGCATGAGGGTGGACTTGCCCATGCGGGTGCGGGCCACGTAGAGGTGGTGCCGGCGCAGCAGGTCAGCGGGGAAGCGGATCGGACGGGGGCTGCCCGCGGTGGTGGCGCCCATGTGGGCGCCGCCCCTGACGCCGCGCGCCGTGGGGATGAGCGCCCGGGCGCCCGACCGCTCCACGAGGGGCGTCTCATCGCCGGCGCTCGGCGGGTGCCACAGACACGCCGCCTCCCGCACGCCCAAGACGCTGCGCCGGCCGAAGAGCCCCGGACCGGCGGGATGCAGCCGCGACGGGCCGGGCGCGACGGGCCGAACGTCGCTCGCCATGAAGCACGCGCCGGCCGGGTGGTCGTAGTGCCCATAGGCGGCGATCACCGGCGCCACCACCTCCTGCGCGCGCTGGCGGTGGTCGCCCTGCGGGAGGATGGCGACGATCTGGACCTCGGCCTCAAAGGCGACGCGCGAGACTTTTTCCTGGATCAGCCGCGGGTCGTCGGGACGGGTGCGCGCCCGCTGCCACCGCTGCCGGACCCAGCCCGCCAGGGCCACGCCACCCACGACGCCGAGCCCCAGCCCGATGGCCGTCCACGTGTCCCCGGCCTGCACCCAGAGGTAGCCCCGATAGGCCGCCAGCGCCACCACGCCGATCACGGCCATGGTCACACCGTCGGTGTGCAGGGGCTTGGTCTGGTAGGTATAGGTCGGGTCGTCGCGCGCGGCGCTCGGGCGCGCCTGGGCTTTGGCCAGGTGCGGCTCCGACCAGTCGGGACCCAGGGAGCGCAGCAGGAGTCGGGCCACGACGCGCTCGCCGGGGCGCAGGGCCGACAGCGCACCCAGCAGGGCGATGAGCGGATCCGAGCCGGGGTCCAGCAGGTCGTCGTCGCGGAAGACCCGCAGCGGCACGTACTCGGGGCCGCTGGACCGGAGGGTCGTGGACCACGCCTGCTCGCCGGCGTCGAGGCGCAGGGGATCCGCCGCCGGCGGCACCTCGTGGACGCGCGCCTGGGGATAGTGGGCCGCGATCTGGCCCCGCACCACCGCGTCGTCGCGGCAGCGGGCCATGAGCGTCACGCCGTCGGCATCCCCCGCCAGCTCCAGGGCAAAGGGTTCGGGCACCGCGATGGACTGGAGGAAGTTCTCCACGCCCAGCAGGGTGCGTTCCCCGGTACGCGGCGGCGTCACCGCCAGCAGGACGGGCGCCGGCTCGGTGTGCTGGCGACGGCACAGGGTGGCCAGGGGATTGGGTGGCATGTCGAGATGCCTGCCTTTCGTGGTCGGCGCTTCAGTGGGATGGCGGGCCGCGCCGCGCGGCTGGTGGCCGCCGCGGGTGGGCACGGCGCGCGTCGATCGCCACGGGCATTGGGATGCGCGATGGTCGGCCTAGCCGTGGCGGTCGGGCCGCCACTCGATCACCTCGCACTCCTCGGGCGT
Protein-coding sequences here:
- a CDS encoding type IV secretion system DNA-binding domain-containing protein — translated: MPPNPLATLCRRQHTEPAPVLLAVTPPRTGERTLLGVENFLQSIAVPEPFALELAGDADGVTLMARCRDDAVVRGQIAAHYPQARVHEVPPAADPLRLDAGEQAWSTTLRSSGPEYVPLRVFRDDDLLDPGSDPLIALLGALSALRPGERVVARLLLRSLGPDWSEPHLAKAQARPSAARDDPTYTYQTKPLHTDGVTMAVIGVVALAAYRGYLWVQAGDTWTAIGLGLGVVGGVALAGWVRQRWQRARTRPDDPRLIQEKVSRVAFEAEVQIVAILPQGDHRQRAQEVVAPVIAAYGHYDHPAGACFMASDVRPVAPGPSRLHPAGPGLFGRRSVLGVREAACLWHPPSAGDETPLVERSGARALIPTARGVRGGAHMGATTAGSPRPIRFPADLLRRHHLYVARTRMGKSTLMHHLVAHKLGEKAAGRDGDAIVVVDPHADLVDALAAQVPAELVDTVRLIDLADASGAPGINLLDTRIFADRDRTADSVVRIARGLWDQWGPRMQSILEQMVKSLHEANAHPDTDAGDQYTILDGLRLLADGKFRGRVLGKVSDPYLLEWWARDFASWHRQYRAEALAPVQTRLSYYASSKRARAILGQSRSTINLRRVILDGGVLLVSTAQGEAGRDVAALVGASLLNLVDAVIREQGSRPPEQRRGVLVVVDELQAMPGVDYESMLSELGKFGASFVLATQSLAKLDDLSPTLRDTLLANVGCLAVFQVAGADARQLVWELGKDRVSEDDITSLPVHHCYVRATVGTERMPAFSMLVRKPEPGDAAIAARIRAAAAGYTTSATEIAAGELASQQRVEMFRKELTAITAGEAPAKAPAAPQAPRRRTRRVRTRRQPKADGAAAPGRTEP